The genomic stretch TATATACAAATCAACAGTTACCAGAAGAAAACAAACTATTTCCAAATGCCGACTTCGGGTTCAATAAAAGAAAGTTTTTGGTCAACACATTACCAGTAAGAAAATGTTTCTACTAGTTTACTTATGTGTTATATAAAACAATCAATGCTTATAATCTCTTGtggtttccaataaaaatgaaaaaaaaatctaaggaATCATGGTATTTGGTCAacattcagataaaaaaaatatatatcatcagCATTAATGTCCTTAATTTTTTATTCTACTACTAGTACTAGAAACTCTTCAAATCAGAACTTTTACACTTATTAGGATCTGTTTGTATAATTAGCAATGGTCCATGCTTTTAAATCTACTAGTAATCCATCTAATTTTCAAAATGGAAATTCACCTTCTTATTTGTTGCGTCTGAAGTAATGTTCTGGATTTTCCTTTATTACGCACGCTAGAGcccaaaacataaaaataagaagaaatgATATGAATTCTaattagacaactcttcacaagagccCAACTCGTACAGAAATTAACCGCTAATGGTTACCGTACCATCTTCATTAATGAACatagcccatactgcatagtcagccataaaaagCTCCGAATTCACATCTGTAAAACAatctaaaaaagaaaactaacggccttattaatgtacaaaaaaatgaacgaaaaacaaaaatgttacgCAGCAACTAATGacgaattacagactcctgacttgggacaggcacatatatacataatgtggTTGGGTTAGAAATGAACATGTAAGTGTGGGATCCcaacctccccctaacctgggacagtggtgcaaaagtataaaataagaacgaactataaaaatcaatcgAGAAgtctaaactcatcagatggatacaaatgaAAACACATCTAACAAAAAGAAATAAGTCTTGGCTGGTACTTGTATGTAATATTAGTAAAATCATATATTAATAGTTAAATACTTGAAAACTACAATGAGTGActtaattgtattaaaaaaataccgaactccaatgtaAATTGAAAAAGGGACGTCCatgaaaactgaaaaaataaaaaaataaactgaacgAGTGAAAAAGAACATCAATtttatattcatgacttggtgCAAACTTTTTGATTGTAGTTGGTAGAACTTTCTTTCTAAACAATGTACAAATTAGGTAGACTATCAATACATAGCTAAGAATATGATAATTGCACAGTAAAAAACATCCTGCGCCCGAATCGTACCTCAGGACCAATCTGTCAAGATGCACCTTAAGCGGGATGTATAAATTCCGAATCAGATCAAACGTCATATggctaaaaagtaaaacaatttcaCTACCACGAAAAAGAGGGTAAAAGATTAACTAAGTATTATTTGTCTGAGTTAGGTGGTTACATAATATAAATTATGTCAGTACATGAGGTGATTTCTACCCCCAAAACATTGTTTAAACTGTTTTGGACATTGATGATCTTATGATTTATTTATGACAATCCCATCCATTAAGAACTTTTAACGTTTAACATTTCCTGAACTTCAACGATTAAAATTATTTAAGCAACCGATACAAATGAATCACAATCAGAATTTTGAATGAGTTTTCTCATAGTCTGGATCTTAAAAAGTTGATACGAGTCAAGTATATGAGATAAACACGTTACAAAACATATAGTCTTCTACGTTATAAAAACATCCAAGCTACACATCCTCCTCATTTTATGCTTGTGTTTGCGTTTAtgtgtgtctttttattttattttgttttattttattctattgcATTGTATTTCTTTCGTTTTTCATGTCATTACAAAAAGAGTCATATAAGTACCACATTCATTGATGATTTTCTTCTCAATTGCAGTTTTCTCCCTTTGTACAGTTCAATATAACGAAACCGGTCAGTACACAGGAATCacaattgaaattttgaatcagTTATCTCGTAATCTCAATTTTACGTAAGTGTGATTATTgagttttaaaaagaatttaCCAGCATATAGTTAGTTTTATCTTGATATGTAAATATCAGTATCGATTTATTGTTCTTAAATATTACATTCATAATTTGGACGATTCATGAAAAAGGCTTGAATTTAATGTACCCAATATCACACAATGTCCATCCACATGACTCCATGTATGGTAACAATGCAGGAGCTTTCTTTTAGTAATTATTGTGTCATATACTTgacttaaataaactcatcatagatatataccaggattaaatttgtgTACACCAGACTAGTGTtttgtctgcaaaagactcatcagtgacgcgcgaATAAAAACAGTTTGAAGGGCTcgaaaagtacgaagttgaagagcaatgtaGAACCACAATTTCGAATTATGTATTGCTATTTTTGCCTAATTTTGTTACAAACTGCACAATTCGTCATAAAAACACAAGCAAACTCGAATATAAGCATATGATGAGATCATAAACATATTGATATTGTTTCTGAGAGGAAATCGTTGTACAAAGCGTTattcaaatgcactatttttgagcttatttaaaatgtatgcaaatataacgacaggtgccacatgtcgAGCAGGATCTGCCAACCCTTTCCGCAGCACCCCAGGTTTACTCCCAGTATtaggtggggtttgtgttgctcagtctttagtagAATGTGTTGTTTTGTatgctattatttgtctgtttatctttttccattttagccatggcgtggtcagcttattttcgattttttagtttaaatgttcctctggtatctttcgctcctcatttacattaatttctgcTGTGTTCCTTGCACAAAACTTCTTAAAAAACCAAGACTAAAATCAACACCTCTCACGTTTTTAGGTCACAATCCCGAATTGGTTGTCCGATACTATTTTTGTGTCCTTATTCTATAGAAAACTGGAAAAGTCGTCTGATGTACAATTTACCAGTTGTGTCCTATTCTGGGTTGTGATAGTTTTATTGAGGGTTGATTTTCATGGTTGTAATGTATGCATAGCAAAGGATGCATACTCTGCCATCGCATCCAGTCTGGTTCATTTTGCCTGTGCAAAGTCTGAAATATGACAGTCAATTTTTATGGTGTGTTTGAGCGTGTGACTTTGAATGCCATTTGATTTGAGAAATTCGTTTTGAGTTCgatctttttgatattttacttttttgtagttCACGAATTTCCTTCATTTTTGTAAATTacgttattatttttattctttaatcGATTTATCAGATTTAAACATCGGCTAACTAATGCTGCTTTTTGAAAGAATTCATGTCGCTGTATTTTTTACCACGTCAGTAAAATTTTAGTAAAGGTTCAATcaggttttatataaaaaaatatatataattttgtagCGTACAAACTATTTCTAAAACCAAACGTTATTGTTTTATGAACACACTTTCGTCAATCGGTGCACGCCTTATTTAGTCTGGGAAAAATTAAAGTaggatattttgtatatataatataaaatatactttCGACTATATATAGATATGAAATTCAACCACCACCTGATGGGAATTGGGGAGCTGAAAAATACAATGGTTCATGGAATGGTATGATAGGACAACTGCAACAAAGGGTTTGTATAATTCATTAGGAAAGAGACAATGAATTGATTAAAACTATTTGTAACCATTAGTGAAGCTTCCTGAAATAATCATAAAAcgttttttataatgtttttttcaacAGTAGTCTGAAATATATAGGAAGTgaaaaatatagttcacattagtgatttaaaaattatttatttaagttaCTGGTATAAATAAAGTCATGGCTTGGTCAGGAATGATCTAAGttcatctgcttaccctttcgtaACATCAGAGTTCACAcacagtttttgatggggttgaTGTTGCTCAGtggttagttttctatgtttggtTATGAGTACTATTGTtcgtctgttggtctttttcttttctagccatggcgttgttttatataattattgatCATGAGGAATGTTTTTTAGCCGAAATAACTGTCAACATGAATTCAAAACATCATCTTCGTTTATTATCATCTTTATATGttagtaccgttgtgcaaatgtTAAGACTATTATATATAAACTCTGAGTACACCGgttttacataatttataaataCCAAGTATCAAAGTTAACGATGTTAAATCTGCAAATGTTCAGCGCCCTAGAACCTTCGACCAACTAGGATTCATCAAAATAAAGTTTCCTTTTGTCGAGTCATGATTTCGTCTTCAGctttatctttgtttgtaataCTTTACatgatgtaaatatataaaacctTGATTATATTTTTAGGGGGTAGACATTGTAGCAGCAGCCCTTACAGTTCATGCAGATAGAGAAACAGTGATGGATTTTACATATCCCTACTTTTATGAGTTTTCCTCAATCATTTTCAAAAAGTCTGATCCAGACAATTCAAAATGGACAAGATTACTAGATCCTCTTAGTACAACAGTGTTAATATTGGTTGGAATTTGTCTACCTACTGCGTCCTTTATCCTTTGCCTTCTTGAAAATACCAACCCGTTTTACAACAAAAGACAGGGTAAAAGAGGTCTACATAATATGTCTGATTCATTCTGGTATATGTATGGAGCTTTGTTAACTCAAGGTCAGTCACAAAACTACTCTACGGATGTTTATTGCTACAAGTATTTGTGAGTAATAATATGCCATTACAGTGTCCCCTGTCTTTCGAAGcaatatattaaataaagttgCTATGCATGTTTGTACTTTTTGGACTGAACATTGATATCATTGTTTAAgattgaacttgatctgtaatttTTTAAGATTACTGTAATAAACCGCAGAACTTCATCCCAACATATTGCAACAAAATGGACAAATAGTGTGTAGACTATTGCTTTTTTAAATGTCATACAAGGTAATTCTTCAGAAAAACTTAAGCATGAACTGCTACCGCTCATATAGTGACTATTTACAGATAAATGATGCTATATCTCTATTTTAAGTTTAACACTTTCTTTGCTTTTTATACTTAAGTCAAAATGTTAAACTAATATCCGTATTTCTTGCCAATATTGACATGATTGCAATGCTGAATTAATGATCggctgaaataaacaattttcattaatttgaatgtCTATAAGTAgaagtgttgtttttttctacataagataatgcttataccaagttaggaatgtgacagttgttatccactcgtttgatgtactttagcttttgattttgccatttgataagggacttttcgttttgacttttcctcggagttcagtatttttgtgattttacttttttctttgtaTTTCTTCCGAAGACAAATGGTGATTGCTATTAACACCTTGCTTTATCAAATTATTAGAGAACTATTTGTTTTAATATGAACAATTAATCAAACATATACTATATTATAATAAACTGTCAATACTGTTCTTTTGGTATTTAAGGATAGTTTTATTTTTGGCCATcgtaccatatcttttttttatgtatttagaTTATGAAATAAACAGAACCATAATTATTGTCCATATTGATTTGCCCGTTTTAATGAGGGGCTAAGAAATTGATTTCAGTTATAATTTGCACATTTCAGGCGGAGAACATATGGCTGCATCCTCATCAGGACGAACACTTCTAAGCTGTTGGTGGATATTTTGTATAATAATGGCGGCCACGTACAGTGCAAATTTTGTGGCTTTTCTGACAGTTCGAAAAAACAAACCACCATTCGATGATATCAAAGGCCTAATTGCTCAAGATGAGTATAAATGGGGTATTGCAGGTGATTCCATATACGAATCTATTTTCAAGGTAATGTCAAAAGATGCTGTATGCTTAATTAATgaaatttgatttatataaataaacatgacaaagtaatgcacacaaatattaaaattcGAATTTATATTCTGTATGACTTGATGCAAcagtttaaggtagcacaatacaaagattttttcactcccaatcagacagctttaaactgatgtaattcatgtcatccttctttatattttattaatgaGGTAccgaaagaaagaagaaagattaatctttcaaattgtgataatttcattgtGACATAACTATTACATAATTAATtcttatgtaattagttgctatattgtgatgtccacacttgaatgaatttagcgtctttgttcttcatagcatcctaaaatattttatagatttttgtacaacacagcttgacctccaaaactgtgtctcagatttccaaaaataTCAATAGAACAAAGTTTATACCCAATtaaatttagtggtctcttatgaattgatgttgcaaacttcattgaagatttatgagagaatgaaatacaatagaaaaaatctgagacacagttttggaggtcaaactgtgttgtgcaagaatctataaaatattttgggatgctatgaataacaaagaagctaaattcattcaagaatggacatcacaatatcaactaattacataacaattaattatgtaataattatgtcataatgaaattatcacaattttaaagattaatccttcttctttcttttggtacctcatttataaagtttaaagaaagatgagtggaattacatcagtttaaagatgtctgattggggatgaaaaatctttgtattgtgctaccttaaacacGAATTTTCTGGCATTGATGCGTTGTAGATCAATCAATCCatatattgttaatttctgtgtcatttggtctcttgtggagagttgtctcattggcaatcataccacattttctttactttttatatatcatatgtaacactcagaaacgtgtccccCTCCCAACGTGTCCGACTCCCCTAAACTTGTCCAcatcgacgtcactgaactgcaaaacatgtctagttgtAAAAGGGCTCCAAAACTTGTCTTTTCTTTAATTGGAACTATCATTCGAATGCATATTATAAATACGTATGTTGATTTTTCATTAACGTATACTCATTTTactatttcataaaaaaacaaaatacttttGGCACAATATAACCTGAGTATGTAAGCAGCCCTCAGTTAAATTGTAGAGATTAAATCAGATACCTCATGTACAATGGTGTAGGAAGATGTCTCTTTCTCTGTGCATTAAAACATTTGGAGCATTGCATCCTTTAATTGTGCCAGAAGTTGTATTTTTGAaggcaacatttgttttttaatttccgcacatatttttttaaacggCATCGTATTACATATCGGAGATTGAAATAGTTTCTTACTGAAGTCATAAAAAATTGAGCTTTACTCGCtcttttatttttacatgaaAATCCCAACTAGTGTTTAATCCTGAATAACCGTAAACATTTTGACCCAATCCTAAATTTCTGGTATgataatacatttgtataacatatgtataaacaaaaagataaaaaatgccctaaccgatccaagttggtataatatttcaaatttgacaacggtaggacAATTGCAACAGAATTACATgtttaagccttccaattgaaaAGCAGTTTAATAATGATTAGAAGAATAAGTTTTATCtaataaggtaaaaaaaatgaacgtggctacgtacttatacatccatcccaaatgaatggagccctgtaatttaaactggtaaTTTAATAAATCTTCaaactgtatatataatattttccctccggttgatatgatccgttcatcctatattgacacTTAAAATTTAAGAGTctatctgaaattgagggtaaattatatggccttccaaataccgtttcgatccctaacatcactgaagagacatatattgtcgaaatctagatctggtgtacaaaaaaaatattgacaccttgtgtttgtggcatgaCATCTTTTTcacaagtttatcgttttctgtttagtattaaatttatattaagatccattttgttacatctggtaatcaattttatttggcagtcagcagggtttaagaacatcagttgttcgacctgttagtcaaatgcgatttgtttaaatatactttttcacttttttggtcttttgcaaaatgttgtttgtgctgtatttagacccttctacaacgaaatttgttttacatgcacacgtataaaaatggcgggttttatccaacgcaatcataggtttgaacgtagttttcaatttagactcgtatatatatatatattgctttcgcaaatgttttgttcttccctcgccgggagtCGAATACATGCTaatgagatatcgtgacaccaaatcgcctgcactgtagccgtcccgctaaaccacacgaccacctgggcttcataaaaatgaagttttcggtggccgtgtgttacctttccacgtcagttttaatctagtatcgtactacagtacatgatatataaggcatgaagatgttattcttacaaaTCAGCTAAATTACCTgtagcaaatttacagatctaacattgttgggttgatgtttagacgagttgtatatacatatatacatatatatatatatatataactcgtctaaacatcaaaccaacaatgttagatctgtaaatttgtcaCTGGTTCAaagttgttgggttgatgtttaggcCAGTtatttgtttgtgctgtatttagacccttctacgacgaaatttgttttacatgcacatataaaaaaatgcggtttttgtccaatgcaatcataggtttgaacgtagttttcgaTTTAGACTTGTTTAAATTTTTTCCTTTGgccttgtatcatattttccctccggtttatatgatccgttcatcctccATTGACCCTTAAATTTCAAGAGTTtatcttaaattgagggtaaattatatggccttcctaATATCGttttgatccctaacatcactgaagagacatttattgtcgaaatccggatctggtgtactaaaaaaatatcgACACCTAATGCATGTAATGTTTGTGGCACAatatcttggccacaagtttattgttttctgtttagtattaaagttatattaagatccattttgttacatcttgtgatcattTTTtatggcaatcgccaatggcagtcagcagggttaaggAACattagttgttcgacctgttagtcaaatgcgttttgtttaaatatacttttcattttttttttttttttttttttgaaaatgttgtttgtgctgtatttagacccttctacaacgaaatttgttttacatgcacacggtTTTGATCCAAAGCAATCATAGTTTtaaatttagacttgtatatatatatgtatagatatttatgagctgatctgtaacaataacatcttcatgccttatatatcatgtactgtagtacgacgctagattagaactgacgaggaaaggtaacacacggcccccgaaagctttattatagaagctcaggtggtcgtgtggtctagcgggacggctacagtgcaggcgatttggtgtcacgatatctcagtagcatgggtccgaatcccggtgagggaagaacaaacaatttgcggatccaacattgttgggttgatatttCTACAGTACaagatatataaggcatgaagatgttactgtaacaataacatcttcatgccttatatatcatgtactgtagtacgccgctagattaaaactga from Mytilus edulis chromosome 7, xbMytEdul2.2, whole genome shotgun sequence encodes the following:
- the LOC139483034 gene encoding glutamate receptor ionotropic, kainate glr-3-like — protein: MYANITTGATCRAGSANPFRSTPGLLPVLGGVCVAQSLVECVVLYEIQPPPDGNWGAEKYNGSWNGMIGQLQQRGVDIVAAALTVHADRETVMDFTYPYFYEFSSIIFKKSDPDNSKWTRLLDPLSTTVLILVGICLPTASFILCLLENTNPFYNKRQGKRGLHNMSDSFWYMYGALLTQGGEHMAASSSGRTLLSCWWIFCIIMAATYSANFVAFLTVRKNKPPFDDIKGLIAQDEYKWGIAGDSIYESIFKDSNLPDRKLFWKGIVAFNKTDPSVLNSGTKSHIEKMLSEKYAFIDDHTGTSKLVANNCQVTLLPTDIMSTYAIGLPNNSPFVEKFSNGIMTVLESGHVSKWRTNYWPYTSHCAEESKTEAKAIKIIDLQIAFYLIGIGILLSLMFLICEYITIKCRQLLEKKGIITHPDNPVRHIGTISMTDHAIHDY